A window from Frischella perrara encodes these proteins:
- a CDS encoding flagellar assembly protein FliH, which translates to MYSSSDSNYWQPLSLQDFTLSNSPSIAIIEEDSTVEMIEASSLMNETEEAMPEITFDLERLKTEATEQGYHEGHTLGQQDGFNVGKQLGHDQGYQEGLKQGIAQAEQQFNEEKMKLSQSMASLLANFQQALNDLDDVIIPQLADVALVAAQKMVSDLPKSLHMQLKKSIQTLIQQFPLLPDSIQLHVNPDDIGYIETILSDELNKYHWQLVADPTIDAGGCKLLSDKNEIDVTLNSKWQTLRDVVNGERS; encoded by the coding sequence ATGTATAGTTCATCAGATTCTAATTATTGGCAACCATTGAGTTTACAAGACTTTACATTATCCAATAGTCCATCTATCGCTATTATTGAAGAAGATAGCACAGTAGAGATGATTGAAGCATCATCTTTAATGAACGAGACGGAAGAGGCTATGCCAGAAATCACTTTTGATCTAGAGCGTCTTAAAACTGAAGCTACCGAACAAGGTTACCATGAAGGACATACTTTGGGCCAGCAAGATGGATTTAATGTTGGTAAACAATTGGGGCATGATCAAGGTTATCAAGAAGGATTAAAACAAGGTATTGCGCAGGCTGAGCAACAATTCAATGAAGAAAAAATGAAATTAAGTCAGTCTATGGCGAGTTTACTGGCTAATTTCCAACAAGCGTTAAATGACTTGGATGATGTCATTATTCCTCAGTTAGCTGATGTGGCTTTGGTTGCGGCTCAAAAAATGGTTAGTGATTTACCTAAATCGTTACATATGCAGTTAAAAAAATCAATCCAAACGCTGATTCAACAATTTCCTTTGTTGCCGGACTCAATTCAATTACATGTTAATCCAGATGATATTGGATACATAGAAACGATACTTAGTGATGAACTTAATAAATATCACTGGCAGTTAGTGGCCGATCCAACAATTGATGCTGGCGGGTGTAAATTGTTGTCTGATAAAAATGAGATAGATGTGACATTAAACAGTAAATGGCAAACACTTCGTGATGTTGTCAACGGTGAAAGGAGCTAA
- the fliJ gene encoding flagellar export protein FliJ gives MSAHYYHQNDNQTAFLTLQELAQKAVDKAAIQLKKACDHYHSVEHQLNELNDYYQEYQQRLNHALLSGMGGGQLANFQSFIITLEQSITQQKQRLIMLSIQQKQATQHLYQCQKKLNGYTTLLEKKQQIRLQQQNRIQQKMTDEFAQQQSIRRALYES, from the coding sequence ATGTCAGCGCATTATTACCACCAAAATGATAATCAAACCGCTTTTTTAACTTTACAAGAGTTAGCACAGAAAGCGGTAGATAAAGCCGCGATTCAATTAAAAAAAGCCTGTGACCATTATCATTCTGTAGAGCATCAGCTTAATGAATTGAATGACTATTACCAAGAATATCAACAGCGTCTGAATCACGCTTTATTAAGTGGAATGGGAGGGGGGCAGCTCGCAAATTTTCAATCATTTATTATCACATTGGAACAATCGATAACACAGCAAAAGCAACGCTTAATTATGCTAAGTATTCAACAAAAGCAAGCCACACAACACCTTTATCAATGTCAAAAGAAATTGAATGGTTATACAACGTTGCTTGAAAAAAAGCAGCAAATTAGATTACAGCAACAAAATCGTATACAACAAAAAATGACGGATGAATTTGCGCAACAACAATCAATAAGGAGAGCTTTATATGAATCTTAG
- the fliM gene encoding flagellar motor switch protein FliM — translation MTDNQEATTASQPDNNQEKKRVELNAEITVNKKQLTRKVDDKKIEVKPYDLSVKHNVIPERLMALEIVNERFARQFRIGLFNLLRRNTDVITAPIESQTFNEFSSRSSTTQLNLVHLNPLRGTCLFALSPELVFIVVDTLFGGEGRFNRIEREGREFTHTEQQIIKRVLEIALNIYQNAWADIYAIEAEYVRSEIHSKFTNITSSPEDIVLTSTFMVEVGQFKARFCICIPYSMVEHIRELLVKPPIEQQSYQDDKAWLSSITSGIKNSTVELVANFTEIPTTVNKLLELKVNDVLLIDKPSLLDVTVGGVPVLKGLYGKANKQYAIQVEQVINPVLEQLNEEISNE, via the coding sequence ATGACGGATAATCAGGAAGCTACTACGGCAAGTCAACCTGACAATAATCAGGAAAAAAAACGAGTTGAATTAAACGCTGAAATAACCGTGAATAAGAAGCAATTAACTCGAAAAGTTGATGATAAAAAAATTGAAGTAAAACCTTATGATTTATCAGTTAAACACAATGTAATTCCCGAAAGGTTGATGGCATTAGAAATTGTTAATGAACGCTTCGCTAGGCAATTTCGTATTGGCTTATTCAATTTATTGAGACGTAATACGGATGTTATAACTGCACCTATTGAATCACAAACCTTTAATGAATTTTCAAGCCGTTCTTCAACAACTCAATTAAATCTTGTTCATCTTAATCCTCTAAGAGGAACATGTTTATTTGCCTTATCGCCAGAGCTCGTTTTTATTGTTGTAGACACCTTATTTGGTGGTGAAGGGCGTTTTAATCGTATCGAACGTGAAGGACGAGAATTTACCCATACTGAGCAACAAATTATCAAACGTGTTTTAGAAATAGCACTTAATATTTATCAAAACGCTTGGGCTGACATCTATGCAATTGAAGCTGAATATGTGCGTTCAGAAATACATAGTAAATTTACTAATATTACCAGTTCACCGGAAGATATCGTGTTGACATCGACATTTATGGTCGAAGTTGGGCAGTTTAAAGCGAGATTCTGTATTTGTATTCCATACTCAATGGTTGAGCACATTAGAGAATTATTAGTCAAACCACCCATAGAACAACAATCTTATCAAGATGATAAAGCATGGTTAAGCTCTATCACATCGGGAATTAAAAATTCGACAGTTGAATTAGTCGCCAATTTTACAGAAATTCCGACAACAGTTAATAAATTGTTGGAATTAAAAGTAAATGATGTCTTGCTCATAGATAAACCATCCTTGCTTGATGTCACGGTTGGCGGCGTGCCGGTGTTAAAAGGGCTATATGGTAAAGCAAACAAACAATATGCAATTCAAGTTGAACAGGTAATAAATCCTGTTTTAGAACAATTGAATGAGGAAATCTCCAATGAATAA
- the fliR gene encoding flagellar biosynthetic protein FliR produces MDNLFNLDFSTLAQQYFFPFVRILALVMVAPITGEKEVPNRVKIGIALLIALLLPIANNHLTIALFSPIGIWVIAQQIIIGVVIGYTMQLAFMTLRIAGELIGMQMGLGMATFYDPIGGPSTSVLSRLFNIITLLIFLSLDGHLWLLYCLSQSFDIIPINTIPLNANGFLTLIDSSGLLFINGIMLALPLMTLLLIMNMALGILNRMTPQLSIFVVGYPATLLLGLIILSYLMPTLIPFSQYIFNQFFTKIGLMVGELN; encoded by the coding sequence ATGGACAACCTATTTAATCTTGATTTCTCAACGTTAGCGCAACAGTACTTTTTTCCATTTGTTCGCATATTAGCGCTAGTTATGGTTGCTCCCATTACTGGCGAGAAAGAGGTGCCTAATCGAGTAAAAATAGGGATAGCATTATTAATTGCATTATTATTACCTATAGCAAATAACCATCTAACAATCGCGTTATTTTCTCCAATTGGTATATGGGTCATTGCCCAACAAATTATCATTGGTGTTGTTATTGGATATACCATGCAATTGGCATTTATGACATTACGCATTGCTGGGGAACTCATTGGCATGCAAATGGGACTCGGTATGGCAACTTTCTATGATCCCATTGGCGGGCCATCAACCTCAGTATTATCACGTTTGTTTAATATAATTACTTTACTTATCTTTTTAAGTCTTGATGGCCATCTTTGGTTACTTTATTGTTTAAGCCAGAGTTTTGACATTATTCCTATCAATACTATACCGCTTAATGCTAATGGCTTTTTAACTTTGATTGATTCGAGTGGACTGCTATTTATTAACGGCATTATGTTGGCACTACCCTTAATGACATTATTATTAATCATGAATATGGCTCTGGGCATTCTAAATCGCATGACCCCACAACTCTCTATTTTTGTTGTTGGCTATCCGGCGACATTACTATTAGGCCTGATTATACTATCTTACCTCATGCCGACGCTTATCCCATTTAGCCAATACATATTTAACCAATTCTTCACCAAAATCGGGTTGATGGTGGGGGAGTTAAACTGA
- a CDS encoding flagellar basal body-associated FliL family protein codes for MTTTKKKVSFLTLILMIITLLSLSAAGYFWYQNQSISKSYRKAKTKNKEEVPQPSQLPVFLTLKPFTVSLPGMKNGYEVNRILYIGMVLRLTNEEQKSVLLEYLPEIRSNILLLLSKQSIDNLNSESGKLQLKELVKEELSRGYDTNQPIEINEVLFTDFIIR; via the coding sequence ATGACAACTACCAAAAAAAAAGTGAGTTTTCTCACCCTAATTCTGATGATTATTACTTTATTGTCTTTAAGTGCTGCGGGTTATTTTTGGTATCAGAATCAGTCGATTAGCAAATCATATCGAAAAGCAAAAACCAAAAATAAAGAAGAAGTACCTCAGCCAAGTCAATTACCGGTTTTCTTAACCTTAAAACCCTTCACCGTTTCCTTACCTGGAATGAAAAATGGCTATGAAGTTAACAGAATTCTCTATATCGGTATGGTATTAAGGTTAACAAATGAAGAGCAAAAGTCGGTATTACTTGAATATTTGCCAGAAATAAGAAGCAATATATTACTACTACTATCCAAACAAAGTATTGATAATCTTAATAGTGAATCAGGTAAGTTACAACTTAAAGAACTAGTTAAAGAAGAATTATCTCGTGGTTATGATACTAATCAACCTATTGAAATTAATGAGGTATTGTTTACGGATTTTATTATACGGTGA
- the fliQ gene encoding flagellar biosynthesis protein FliQ translates to MSPEYISTLAIQAIKVAASLAGPLLFAALIIGLIISLLQAATQINEMTLSFIPKIVAVVMVLIIAGPWMLSVIVDYIRILLTDIPNLTS, encoded by the coding sequence ATGTCACCTGAGTATATCAGTACATTAGCAATACAAGCGATAAAAGTTGCAGCATCATTAGCAGGACCATTATTATTTGCAGCATTAATCATCGGTTTAATCATTAGTTTGTTGCAAGCTGCGACACAAATTAACGAAATGACGTTATCATTTATTCCCAAAATAGTAGCTGTGGTAATGGTCTTGATTATTGCTGGACCATGGATGCTATCGGTTATTGTTGATTATATTAGAATTCTCTTAACTGATATTCCCAATTTAACGAGTTAA
- a CDS encoding flagellar hook-length control protein FliK, with the protein MNLSNLVGASTLTSNQSNQYQSDPITTDGEQFKRLLQINEKSQVEKVDERLSQTKKNKQSSINDDVLYVNDMAMLINAISVATVNQPDFQVNSSSELSLMLFNQEQLVVDTIIDEEDLLLNQPEDDDFVNDQLTDNLLSNSSTTLVDRRQVKPKILEQKKPSGTTKALSNNMISSNQISNATNQPNLNQTFKLNDISLNQWQSDSTTNHHLLQSAIANNTTSIQSVVANSPIISLPVAVDQPQWQESLAQQIILFKRHNIEQAEIRLHPEELGSLQIKLSMHDGKMQLHMAAAVGVVKGILESALPYLRTYLAEQGIELQQTEVTDFTTMMENDQSSQFQQQFSASHQDTVNILSDNEVLLDPTLPKPNNQEGLSVFA; encoded by the coding sequence ATGAATCTTAGTAATTTGGTTGGGGCTAGTACGCTAACATCAAATCAGTCAAATCAATATCAAAGTGATCCTATCACAACTGATGGCGAACAATTTAAACGGTTATTACAAATTAATGAAAAGAGTCAAGTCGAGAAAGTTGATGAGCGATTATCACAAACCAAAAAAAATAAACAGTCATCTATAAACGATGATGTTTTATATGTTAATGATATGGCGATGCTAATCAATGCTATTTCAGTAGCAACTGTTAATCAACCAGATTTTCAAGTCAATTCGTCTTCTGAACTATCTTTAATGTTATTTAATCAAGAGCAATTAGTTGTTGATACAATAATTGATGAAGAGGATCTTTTGCTCAATCAACCAGAGGATGATGATTTTGTTAACGATCAATTAACTGACAACTTATTATCAAATTCATCAACAACGTTAGTTGATCGACGACAAGTAAAACCAAAAATATTAGAGCAGAAAAAGCCAAGCGGTACAACCAAGGCGCTATCTAACAACATGATATCATCAAATCAGATTAGTAATGCCACAAATCAGCCAAATTTAAATCAAACGTTTAAGTTGAATGATATATCACTCAATCAATGGCAAAGTGATTCTACAACTAATCATCATTTATTACAAAGTGCTATAGCAAATAATACGACCTCAATACAATCAGTTGTTGCAAATTCACCTATAATAAGTTTACCTGTAGCTGTAGACCAACCTCAGTGGCAAGAATCACTCGCTCAACAAATTATACTTTTTAAGCGCCATAATATTGAACAGGCTGAAATTCGATTGCATCCCGAAGAATTAGGTTCATTACAGATAAAACTTAGTATGCATGATGGCAAAATGCAATTACATATGGCTGCGGCAGTTGGAGTCGTTAAGGGGATTTTGGAATCAGCCCTACCTTATTTACGCACATATTTAGCTGAACAAGGTATTGAATTACAACAAACAGAAGTCACTGACTTTACGACTATGATGGAAAACGATCAATCCTCACAATTTCAACAACAGTTTAGTGCTTCACATCAAGATACCGTCAACATCTTAAGTGATAATGAGGTATTGCTTGATCCTACATTACCAAAGCCTAACAATCAGGAGGGATTAAGCGTCTTTGCTTAA
- the fliO gene encoding flagellar biosynthetic protein FliO yields MDISNQLMIDNVPNTLNSATSTSKIDSAIPEFNIYTNVGMSLLWVMGLIMVLGWLLKRSRFNRSKQRLIHVRDNYSINAKERIIVIEVNHQLLVVGVTQQQMTLLHTINQQDSQAILTQQDTPKIPINDNNFYRLLQSALKRKT; encoded by the coding sequence ATGGATATAAGCAATCAACTCATGATTGATAACGTGCCAAATACACTCAATTCTGCTACTTCTACTAGTAAAATAGATTCAGCTATACCAGAGTTCAATATCTATACCAATGTGGGGATGTCTCTTTTATGGGTGATGGGTTTAATCATGGTTTTAGGTTGGTTATTGAAACGGAGTAGATTTAATCGATCTAAACAACGCTTAATTCATGTTCGCGATAATTATTCCATTAATGCTAAAGAACGCATTATCGTCATTGAAGTTAATCATCAATTATTAGTAGTTGGTGTAACGCAACAACAAATGACATTATTGCATACGATCAATCAACAAGATAGTCAGGCGATTTTAACGCAACAAGATACGCCTAAGATCCCGATAAATGACAATAACTTTTATCGACTTTTGCAATCAGCATTAAAAAGGAAAACGTAA
- the fliP gene encoding flagellar type III secretion system pore protein FliP (The bacterial flagellar biogenesis protein FliP forms a type III secretion system (T3SS)-type pore required for flagellar assembly.), whose protein sequence is MAQTPLPSIISQPLDGGGQSWSLPVETLVFLTLLTFIPAILLLMTSFTRIVIVLGLLRNALGTQSAPPNQVILGIALFMTLFIMSPVFDKIYEDAYVPYSENQITMQQGLNKATQPLREFMLNQTRENDLALFANMSHVGEIQSRQDMPLRILVPAFVISELKTAFQIGFTIFIPFLVIDLVVASTLMALGMMMVPPATISLPFKLMLFVLADGWHLLLGSLAQSFFS, encoded by the coding sequence ATGGCACAAACCCCGTTGCCTTCTATTATCAGCCAACCGTTAGATGGTGGAGGACAAAGTTGGTCATTACCGGTTGAAACGCTAGTCTTTTTAACTTTATTAACGTTTATTCCGGCAATTTTATTGTTGATGACTAGTTTTACTCGTATTGTGATTGTATTAGGGCTTTTGCGTAATGCATTAGGGACTCAATCTGCTCCCCCTAATCAAGTAATATTAGGTATAGCATTGTTTATGACATTATTCATTATGTCACCAGTATTCGATAAAATATATGAAGATGCCTATGTGCCTTATTCAGAAAATCAAATTACAATGCAGCAAGGGCTGAATAAAGCCACACAACCTTTACGCGAATTTATGCTTAATCAGACGAGAGAGAATGATTTGGCACTTTTTGCCAATATGTCACATGTAGGGGAAATTCAATCACGCCAAGATATGCCCTTACGTATACTTGTTCCTGCTTTTGTCATCAGTGAATTAAAAACAGCTTTTCAAATCGGATTTACGATATTCATTCCTTTCTTAGTGATTGACTTAGTCGTTGCCAGCACTCTAATGGCATTAGGGATGATGATGGTACCTCCAGCCACGATTTCGTTACCATTTAAATTGATGCTATTTGTCTTAGCTGATGGTTGGCATCTGTTACTTGGATCATTGGCGCAGAGTTTTTTCAGCTAA
- the fliI gene encoding flagellar protein export ATPase FliI, translating into MAYLSRWSNKLDQTVSQLQNLSLIRHYGRLVKASGLVLEATGLTLPLGASCFVERQTQNSIEAVECEVVGFNAQNLYLMPFDAIDGILSGARVYTSRQDQQQGNQKLLPVGTALLGRVLDATGNPLDGKPLPDQAVYQCLTNKTLNPLQRTPIHDVLDVGVRAINALLTVGKGQRMGLFAGSGVGKSVLLGMMARYTQADIIVVGLIGERGREVKDFIENILGEQGLARAVVVAAPADVSPLLRLQGAAYATKIAEDFRDRGFNVLLIMDSLTRYAMAQREIALAIGEPPATKGYPPSVFAKLPALVERAGNDAQGKGSITAFYTVLTEGDDQQDPIADSARAILDGHIVLSRSLAESGHYPAIDIEASISRVMTDLTPLEDEKKARLFKQLFSSYQRNRDLINVGAYATGSDPQLDQAIKLFPTLQQFLQQGIHEYCGYGEACEQLANIVNPLLSH; encoded by the coding sequence GTGGCATATCTATCACGCTGGTCTAATAAACTTGATCAAACAGTTTCACAATTACAGAATTTATCGCTGATTAGGCATTATGGTCGGCTAGTCAAAGCTTCGGGATTAGTGTTAGAAGCTACTGGATTAACGCTACCATTAGGAGCCAGTTGTTTTGTTGAGCGTCAAACTCAAAACAGTATTGAAGCTGTTGAGTGTGAAGTAGTTGGCTTTAATGCACAAAATCTTTATCTGATGCCGTTTGATGCGATTGACGGTATTTTATCGGGAGCACGTGTTTATACTTCACGTCAAGATCAACAACAAGGTAATCAAAAGTTATTACCGGTAGGAACAGCATTACTTGGCCGGGTTTTGGATGCAACAGGAAATCCTTTAGATGGTAAACCATTACCTGACCAAGCTGTCTATCAATGCTTAACCAATAAAACTCTTAATCCATTGCAACGTACACCTATTCATGACGTTCTTGATGTTGGAGTTAGGGCAATAAATGCACTCTTAACGGTTGGCAAAGGGCAACGTATGGGATTATTTGCCGGGTCAGGCGTTGGGAAAAGTGTATTACTTGGTATGATGGCGCGATATACCCAAGCCGATATTATTGTTGTAGGTTTGATCGGTGAGCGTGGACGAGAAGTTAAGGATTTTATTGAAAATATATTAGGTGAACAAGGCTTAGCACGTGCTGTTGTGGTTGCCGCGCCTGCTGATGTATCGCCACTTTTACGTTTGCAAGGCGCAGCTTATGCAACCAAAATTGCTGAAGACTTCCGAGATCGCGGCTTTAATGTCTTATTAATTATGGATTCTTTAACTCGTTATGCTATGGCACAACGTGAAATTGCATTGGCTATAGGTGAGCCTCCCGCCACTAAAGGTTATCCGCCATCAGTTTTTGCCAAATTACCAGCATTAGTGGAACGTGCCGGCAATGATGCACAAGGTAAAGGTTCTATTACAGCATTTTATACGGTGTTAACAGAAGGTGACGATCAACAAGATCCAATTGCCGATTCAGCACGTGCAATTTTAGATGGACATATTGTGTTATCACGATCATTAGCCGAATCAGGTCATTATCCAGCGATTGATATAGAAGCATCTATTAGTCGCGTCATGACTGATTTAACACCATTAGAAGATGAGAAAAAAGCGCGTTTATTTAAACAACTTTTCTCTAGCTATCAACGCAATCGCGATCTTATCAATGTAGGGGCATATGCGACCGGCAGTGATCCACAACTCGATCAGGCGATTAAGTTGTTTCCAACGCTACAACAATTTTTGCAGCAAGGTATTCATGAATATTGTGGTTATGGCGAGGCTTGTGAGCAACTCGCCAATATTGTTAATCCTTTGTTATCCCATTAG
- a CDS encoding JAB domain-containing protein, whose translation MDIRLTKRDKHYIEGTEDVYAIMQRILLRENKVDQEKEHLWMIGMNQAGYILYIELIALGTFRSVDIEPMNVFRVAVMKNASRVILIHNHPSGSLIPSDNDKDVTDRLIQVGRILNIELTDHLIITPFNYLSFRAEKLMDKLEKSIKYVPTYKVIEQIRKEERKITREKLAIANNKIKAEKDKTKLAREKARTEKERRKKLEYNMIITLFEKDISITDIAKIMGITTKKIEKVVISRE comes from the coding sequence ATGGATATAAGATTAACCAAGCGCGATAAACACTATATTGAAGGAACTGAGGACGTGTATGCAATTATGCAACGTATATTATTACGTGAAAATAAAGTTGATCAAGAAAAGGAACATCTTTGGATGATTGGCATGAATCAAGCTGGTTATATTTTATATATAGAATTAATTGCATTAGGTACATTTCGTTCTGTGGACATTGAACCAATGAATGTATTTCGTGTTGCAGTTATGAAGAATGCCTCTCGCGTTATTCTGATTCATAACCATCCTTCAGGCTCATTAATACCTTCGGATAACGATAAAGATGTGACAGATCGTCTCATTCAAGTCGGTCGGATTTTAAATATTGAACTTACAGATCATTTGATTATTACACCATTTAACTACCTTAGCTTTCGTGCAGAAAAACTCATGGATAAGCTTGAGAAAAGCATAAAATACGTACCTACCTATAAAGTGATCGAGCAAATTCGCAAAGAAGAACGGAAAATTACTAGAGAGAAACTAGCTATCGCCAATAACAAAATTAAAGCAGAAAAAGACAAAACCAAATTAGCGCGAGAAAAAGCTAGAACAGAAAAAGAACGTCGCAAAAAACTTGAATATAATATGATAATTACGTTGTTCGAAAAAGATATTTCCATAACTGATATCGCTAAAATAATGGGCATAACAACGAAAAAAATAGAGAAAGTTGTGATCAGTCGAGAATAA
- a CDS encoding aldo/keto reductase, producing MDYVKLGHSDIYVSRFGVGCMSFGDPASQMHAWTLNPEQSETIIKHALDLGLNFFDTANCYSAGTSEDYLARALKKNVARDKVVLASKVYFNENHLSKTAIMKEIDGTLKRLATDYLDLYIIHRFDYTTPIAETMEALHQLVKAGKVRALGASAMYGYQFYNMQLLAEQEGLTPFVSMQNHYNLLYREDERELIPICRQQNVALTPYSPLAAGRLSRKQWKADTMRSKTDTTAMSKYDKTQEADSHIVQRVEDLANKYQVTMTQIALAWQFAKGVTSPIIGATKTQYLDDAIGALKIKLTDEDVKYLEELYLPHAIVGAL from the coding sequence ATGGATTATGTAAAATTAGGTCATTCCGATATTTATGTGTCGCGATTTGGTGTTGGTTGTATGAGTTTTGGCGATCCAGCTAGTCAAATGCATGCTTGGACGCTTAATCCAGAACAATCAGAAACAATCATTAAACATGCGCTTGATCTTGGTCTCAATTTTTTTGATACAGCTAATTGTTACTCAGCAGGTACTAGTGAAGATTATCTTGCTAGAGCACTGAAGAAAAATGTTGCTCGTGATAAAGTCGTGCTAGCGAGCAAAGTCTATTTTAATGAGAATCATCTTTCTAAAACAGCCATCATGAAAGAAATTGATGGAACACTAAAGCGTTTAGCAACCGATTATTTGGATCTCTATATTATTCATCGTTTTGACTATACAACTCCCATTGCGGAGACTATGGAGGCTTTACATCAGTTAGTTAAAGCCGGTAAAGTTCGAGCACTTGGTGCGTCAGCAATGTATGGTTATCAATTTTATAATATGCAATTACTGGCGGAACAAGAAGGATTAACCCCCTTTGTATCTATGCAAAATCATTATAATTTACTTTATCGAGAAGATGAACGGGAATTGATTCCTATTTGTCGACAACAAAATGTAGCTTTAACGCCATATAGTCCATTAGCTGCGGGTCGATTATCGCGTAAACAATGGAAAGCAGATACAATGCGTAGTAAAACTGATACAACGGCAATGTCCAAATACGATAAAACGCAGGAAGCCGATAGTCACATTGTGCAACGAGTTGAAGATTTGGCAAATAAATATCAAGTAACAATGACTCAAATCGCTTTGGCATGGCAGTTTGCAAAAGGGGTAACATCGCCGATCATTGGTGCAACCAAAACACAATATTTAGACGATGCTATTGGCGCTTTAAAGATTAAATTGACGGATGAAGATGTTAAATATCTAGAAGAGCTATATTTACCACATGCAATAGTTGGGGCATTGTGA
- the fliN gene encoding flagellar motor switch protein FliN, translating to MNNSNTTDEDMNMVDNESNESNESETKEAEFETLSPLATSNQKQDINLIFDIPVNMSVELGRAKITIKELLKLTQGSIIGLEGLAGEPLDILINGYLIAQGELVVVGDNYGVRITDIITPSERVRRLSR from the coding sequence ATGAATAACTCCAATACCACTGATGAAGACATGAACATGGTTGATAATGAATCTAATGAATCTAATGAATCAGAAACTAAAGAAGCGGAATTTGAAACATTATCACCTCTGGCCACGAGTAATCAAAAACAAGATATTAATCTTATTTTTGATATTCCAGTTAATATGAGCGTTGAACTGGGGCGTGCCAAGATAACGATTAAAGAATTATTGAAGCTTACACAAGGTTCAATTATCGGCTTAGAAGGGCTAGCAGGGGAACCCTTAGATATATTAATAAATGGTTATTTAATCGCTCAAGGTGAACTCGTGGTAGTCGGCGATAATTATGGCGTGCGAATAACGGATATTATCACCCCTTCAGAACGAGTAAGAAGGTTAAGTCGTTAA